The following are encoded in a window of Penaeus vannamei isolate JL-2024 chromosome 35, ASM4276789v1, whole genome shotgun sequence genomic DNA:
- the LOC138859343 gene encoding craniofacial development protein 2-like, whose amino-acid sequence MRTESDLLVLLEELSSIKWYVIGVCEVKKKLSEEQKILNDGHLLYWRGKPQGSKQELGIGFFIHKRLEKNIVEFYSVSEGVASVTMKPNNRYNLKIIQVNAQTCSYNDEEIGRFYEDVHLASERVKTHFTITIGNFNAKIGKNTEETVIGNHGIGTRNERGQMLVDFAEARSLNIMNTFFEKRHRMPNVATLKIRATEFSLNIQNRYSLLDDEDLNNDKINKQFNDIIKEAALKVGGKNDKQSSSKLSI is encoded by the exons atgagaactgaatccgacttactagttCTActtgaggaactctcttccattaaatggtaTGTAATAGGAGtctgtgaagtaaaaaaaaaactaagcgaAGAACAAAAGATACTAAATGATGGACAcctgctctattggagaggaaaaccccaGGGTAGCAAGCAAGAATTAGGGATAGGGTTCTtcatacacaaacgcttagaaaagaacattgtggaattctatagtgtaagcgaaggagtggcttcagtaacaatGAAAccaaacaataggtacaacttaaagatTATTCAAGTCAATGCACAAACCTGCAGCTACAATGATGAAGAAATAGGGAgattctatgaagatgttcatttagccagcgagagagtaaaaacccatttcacaataactataggaaattttaatgccaaaataggaaaaaatacagaagaaaccGTAATAGGGAACCACGGAATAGGCACCAGaaatgagaggggacaaatgctagtcgattttgcggaggctcgatcactcaatatcatgaatacttTCTTCGAAAAAAGACATAGAATG CCGAACGTAGCTACCTTGAAGataagagcaacagaatttagccttaacATCCAAAATAGATATTCACTTCTCGACGATGAAGATCTCAACAATGACAAAATCAACAAACAGtttaatgacataataaaggaagctgcacttaaAGTAGGCGgtaagaacgacaagcaaagctccagcaagctctcgatATAA